The sequence below is a genomic window from Campylobacteraceae bacterium.
TTAGGTGTTGAAACATAATCTTTAAAACGTGCAATTAGAGGTCTGTATTCAAGGTGCATAAAACCCATTATTTTATAACAGTCAATTTCATTTTCAACCATAATTCTTATTGCTAAAAGGTCTAATACTTCATCAATATTGACACCTTTTCTTTGCATTTTTAAATAAATAGAATAATAATGTTTAATTCTTGATTTGATTACAATTTTACCGTCTTCATAACCATTTTTTTCCAATAGTTTTTTAGTAGAAGATATAAATTCATTAAAAGTAACCGTTATTTTATGGGCATGTTCTTGAATGAAATCATCAATTTTTTTGTATTCTTTGGGATAAATATATAAAAAAGACAAATCTTCAAGGGCATTTTTGATAGAAGAAATACCAAGTCTGTGTGCAATTGGGACATAAACTACCATAGTTTCTTCAGCAATTCGAAGTTGTTTTTCAGGACTTAAAGCTTCAAGGGTTAACATATTATGCAATCTATCACATAATTTTACAACTAAAACTCGTGGATCATCAATAGAAGCTATCAACATTTTTCTAAAAGTAAGTGCGGAGGACATAAGTTTTGTATTAGTAGATGAAGGAATAAGTTCATGTTCTCTTATTTCATCAATTTTGGTTAAACCATCAACCATATGAGCAATTTCATCGCCCCATTGATTTCGTACGAAATCCAGATTGTATTTTGTATCTTCAACCACATCATGCATTAAAGCAGTTGCTACTATATCTTCATCATTAGAATAATTAGCAGCTATACAGGCTACTAAGATTGGGTGAATAATATAAGGTTGTCCACTTTTTCTTTTTTGCCCTTCATGGGCTTTTATTGAAAATTTGAGAATCTCTTTAAGTTTTGGGCTTAATTCTATTTGTTCTTCTAAGGCTTTAAGTGCATCATCAATTGTAGAGATAAGCCCAATTTTTTTGATAAATGCATCCACGTTCTAAGCCTTAGTATTAAATTTAGATATTAATTGAAATTATTTTTTGTCAACTAATCCATCAATTACTAATAAACCAGTAGCTATTTCATCAATTGCTATATCAGTATATTTCATGTTTAAAGTATTTTTTTCTAATAAAGGTTTAGCACCTTTGCTTAATTCATCTGCTCTTTGACCTACAGCTAATGCTAAGATATATCTGTCATTGTCAACTTTTTCTAATGCATTTGAAATTCTTTCTTCTAGTCTCATATTAATCCTTTAATTTTTTACTACAGAACACTTAGAATAATCACCTTGGATGATTTTCAATAAGTTTCCTTTTTCATTCATATTCATAACCACAATTGGAAGATTATTTTCTTTTGCTAATGCAATAGCTGTATCATCCATAACTTTTATATTGTCTTCTAATGCTTGATCATACGATACCACATCTAATTTAACAGCATCATTATATTTCATTGGATCTTTATTATAAATTCCATCTACTTTGGTAGCTTTTATTAACATACACGCACCAATTTCATTTGCACGTAAAGTAGCAGCTGTATCTGTTGTAAAATAAGGATTACCAGTTCCTGCTGCAAAAATAACCACTCGACCTTTTTCTAAGTGTCTTTGCGCTCTTTTTACAATAAAAGATTCTGCAATTTGTTCCATTTTTATAGCTGTTTGTAATCTTGCTTTTAAACCAATATGCTCTAATGCCTCTTGCATAGCAACGCCATTTATAACAGTTGCTAACATACCCATATAATCCGCACTTGTTCTCTTAATAACACCATCAGCAGCAGCAGTAACACCTCTAATAATATTTCCACCACCAATAACTATCCCAACTTGGATGCCATTGTCAACTAATTCTTTAATTTCTTCTGATATATAATTTAATATTTTTGTATCAATACCATATCCTGCATCGCCTGCGAGTGCTTCACCTGAAAATTTAACAAGTACTCTTTTATTATTCATAGGTATCCTTATAATAATTTTGCAATAATAGCAAAATTAAGATAAAGCCTTAATTAAGCAAAATAAGATTTATGTTTTACTGTACTGCCCATTCATAAAAAGGCAAAACTTGGATGTCTAAATTTTCAACCGT
It includes:
- a CDS encoding DNA-directed RNA polymerase subunit omega; amino-acid sequence: MRLEERISNALEKVDNDRYILALAVGQRADELSKGAKPLLEKNTLNMKYTDIAIDEIATGLLVIDGLVDKK
- a CDS encoding UMP kinase; the protein is MNNKRVLVKFSGEALAGDAGYGIDTKILNYISEEIKELVDNGIQVGIVIGGGNIIRGVTAAADGVIKRTSADYMGMLATVINGVAMQEALEHIGLKARLQTAIKMEQIAESFIVKRAQRHLEKGRVVIFAAGTGNPYFTTDTAATLRANEIGACMLIKATKVDGIYNKDPMKYNDAVKLDVVSYDQALEDNIKVMDDTAIALAKENNLPIVVMNMNEKGNLLKIIQGDYSKCSVVKN